The genome window TCGCCGCCGAATGCAAAGGGACAGGAGTCTCGGTCAGTTGCCTTTGTCCCGGTACGACCGATACGAATTTTTTTGAAGTAGCCGGAATGCAGAACCGAGCACACCGTGGCCCGATGGAATCTCCGGAACAGGTGGTGGCGACCGCGCTGCGGGCGATTGAAAGTCGGCGGGTGGTTGCCATCTCCGGCCGGATGAACCGGATCATGGTTCACTCGCAACGCCTGGCGCCGCGGAGCATGGTGGTGCGGGCCGCTGCTCGCGTGATGCGGCCCGGCGCCGGCCGGGCGCCCATCGTTCGGGAATAGTCTGTGCTATCATAGCGGCCATCACAGGGAAGCCGGCTTCCACTGCGGGCGCACGCCATGCCCAAGCCACCGGTATTGATTTTGGTTGAACCCACCGGCACGCGGCGAGACATTCATCTTCTCCGGACTCCGTTCACCCTCGGCCGGCAGAGCGGGAACGACATCATCCTGCATGACCTCCGTATTTCGCGCCAGCAGGCGCAAATCGTCCAGGAGGGCGACCGTTACTTTCTGGAGGATCTACGCAGCCGTCACGGCACTTTTTTGAACGGCGAGCGGACAACCCGCTGCGAGCTGCGCCACAACGACAAGATTGACTTTGGCCTGGCGGATTCCTATTCGGTCATTTTTTGCAGCGAGGAAGCGGCGCTGGACGATTTCATCAAGCGGGTGGTGCCGGCGGCGCCGGCCGCCTCGAGAGAGCTATACCATCTTGGCTTGCTGCTCGAGGTGGCCCGAGTGCTTCACGCCGGGCTTGTCCTGGAGGACGTGCTGGCGGCGGTGGTGGACGCAGCCCTGGAAGTCACTCACGCGGAGCGGGGCGTGCTGCTGTTGCGCCAGGATAGCGGCGAACTGGCGCCGGGGGTTGCCCGCGACAATCAGCGTCGCACGTTGCGCTCGGCCGGACTGGAGGTCAGCCAGAGCGTTCTCGAACAGGTCAAGAATACCTGCCGGGAGGTGATGTTGAGCGATGAGGCAGCCGCCGAGGCGCTTGAGCGGCAAGCCAGCATCGCGCGCCTTCAGCTCCACACCATACTGGCAATGCCGCTGCTGAGCGTGCCGGCAGTGGCGACACTTGACACCACGGTCTTGCGCGCACCGGCGGAGTTGCTCGGGATTCTTTACCTCGATAGCCGGCAGGTTACGGGCCTTTCCGAACTCGACCGGGAAGTGGTTCGTTCGCTGGCGCGCGAGGCCGGAACGGTGATTGAAAACGCGCGGCTGTTTGCGGCGGCTCGGGAGAAAGAAAAACTGGAAGGGCAGCTTGCCGTCGCCCGCGAGATCCAGCGCGGACTGCTTCCCAAGCAGCTCCCCGCCGGCGGCTACTTTGAAGTTGCCGGGATCAATCTGACCAGCGAAGCAGTCGGCGGAGACGTTTTTGACGTCATTCCCCTGCCGGAGGACCGCTACGGTTTTGTCCTGGCCGACGTCGTGGGCAAGGGGATCTCAGGGGCATTGCTGGCGGCAACCTTGCAAGGGGTGGCCGCTTCGATTGCCGCCTTTGACCTCCCGCCGGAGGCGATTGCCGCGCGCATCAACCGTTATCTGGTGGAGCGAACCGCCGAAGATAAATTCGCCACCTGGTTTTTCGGCGTGCTGAGCCCGGATGGAAGATTTCGGTACGTCAACGCCGCTCATCCTGCCCCGCTCTGGCTGCACAGCTCAGGCGAAGTGGCGCCGCTGCCGACGAGCAACCTGCCCCTCGGACTTTTCACCGACGTGGAGTTTGCTTCCGACCGCGTCCAGCTTCAGCCGGGCGACTCGCTTCTCCTCTTCAGTGATGGTCTAACGGAAGCCGCCGACCCTGACGGGCAGCTCTTTGGGGACGAGCAAGTGCATTCCATGCTCCCCGGTCTGCGCGCCCTGCCTCTCGAGCTGATGCAGGAAGCGATCCTTCAACGAGTAGGTGAATTCGTTCGCGGCGCTTCCCAGGCGGATGACCTTACCTTGCTGATCCTTCGCTATCTGGGAAAGAAATCCTGACGGTGCCGCCGTTGGTGGGATGGGGAAGGCCTTGAACAAATGCCAGACCGTAAAAGGGCGACCAGTGGCCAGCGACCTAGACACCTCGTAAATCGCGTGCCGAACGAATTCCGGGTGAATGGGTAGGGGCGCAAGGCCTTGCGCCCCTACTTCTTTCTGCTTACTGCACTCTTCCCACCCTCCTGGCGTAGAGTTCGATCGCCCCGGAGGGTTGCTTGACCAGCAGGCCGCGGACCGCGACGGTGAAGGCCGACTGAACGTCGCCAATCGAGGTGAGACCATCCCGGAACTCGGTTACACCGGGGAAGGTGAACACCTGTATGGGCACGATGCTGACAATCA of Candidatus Acidiferrales bacterium contains these proteins:
- a CDS encoding SpoIIE family protein phosphatase, which codes for MPKPPVLILVEPTGTRRDIHLLRTPFTLGRQSGNDIILHDLRISRQQAQIVQEGDRYFLEDLRSRHGTFLNGERTTRCELRHNDKIDFGLADSYSVIFCSEEAALDDFIKRVVPAAPAASRELYHLGLLLEVARVLHAGLVLEDVLAAVVDAALEVTHAERGVLLLRQDSGELAPGVARDNQRRTLRSAGLEVSQSVLEQVKNTCREVMLSDEAAAEALERQASIARLQLHTILAMPLLSVPAVATLDTTVLRAPAELLGILYLDSRQVTGLSELDREVVRSLAREAGTVIENARLFAAAREKEKLEGQLAVAREIQRGLLPKQLPAGGYFEVAGINLTSEAVGGDVFDVIPLPEDRYGFVLADVVGKGISGALLAATLQGVAASIAAFDLPPEAIAARINRYLVERTAEDKFATWFFGVLSPDGRFRYVNAAHPAPLWLHSSGEVAPLPTSNLPLGLFTDVEFASDRVQLQPGDSLLLFSDGLTEAADPDGQLFGDEQVHSMLPGLRALPLELMQEAILQRVGEFVRGASQADDLTLLILRYLGKKS